One window of the Desulfobotulus mexicanus genome contains the following:
- a CDS encoding sigma-54-dependent transcriptional regulator produces MANILVIDDDVDFCETMASLIQRMEHGFHAFYTLREGVAFLSETIVDVVFLDVRLPDGNGLDAIPRIRASLGDPDGAELAIAAGVWDYLVKPFSVKQTRLSLDRALRYRLEKQQAREPEPLDLSSVVGEGPAMKACYTLLAQAARSDSRVLITGETGTGKELFARTIHDNSSRSKGEFVVVDCASITETLLESTLFGHKKGSFTGADSDRTGLVKMADGGTLFLDEVGDMPLSIQKSFLRVLQERRFRPVGETRELTSDFRLIAATNRNLQEMVEEGKFRQDLLFRLWTISLRLPPLRERGAEDIRGLTRVHIRNLCQKAGVAMKELAQDFLDVLLAYEWPGNVRELFNVLEVAFVASRENKTLYAMDLPPEVRIRVMRAALSDGRGADDIPEIRVLSTEQSLSAMENFLPDSLQGDLPTLKDFKAEMEALYLDILMKKTGGSPQEMMSVSGLSKSHFYALLKKYGRSLK; encoded by the coding sequence GTGGCGAATATTCTTGTAATTGATGATGATGTGGATTTCTGTGAGACCATGGCCAGCCTGATACAGAGAATGGAACATGGATTCCATGCCTTTTATACCCTTCGGGAAGGTGTTGCTTTTCTTTCTGAAACAATTGTGGATGTGGTGTTTCTGGATGTACGCCTGCCAGACGGTAATGGTCTCGATGCCATTCCCCGTATCAGGGCTTCCCTTGGAGATCCTGATGGGGCTGAGCTGGCCATTGCAGCCGGTGTCTGGGATTATCTGGTCAAGCCTTTTTCCGTAAAACAGACACGATTAAGTCTGGACAGAGCATTGCGTTACAGGCTTGAAAAGCAGCAGGCACGGGAACCGGAACCTTTGGATCTTTCCTCTGTGGTGGGAGAGGGGCCTGCAATGAAGGCCTGTTATACCCTGCTTGCACAGGCCGCGCGCAGTGACTCCAGGGTGCTGATCACAGGAGAAACCGGCACGGGAAAAGAGCTTTTTGCAAGGACCATCCATGATAACAGCAGCAGATCAAAGGGCGAGTTTGTGGTGGTGGATTGTGCTTCCATCACGGAAACCCTTTTGGAATCAACTCTTTTTGGACATAAAAAAGGTTCTTTTACCGGTGCGGACAGTGACCGGACAGGGCTTGTTAAAATGGCTGACGGAGGTACGCTTTTTCTGGATGAGGTGGGAGACATGCCCCTTTCCATACAGAAATCTTTCCTAAGGGTTTTACAGGAAAGACGTTTCAGGCCAGTAGGTGAGACCCGTGAGCTGACTTCAGATTTCCGTCTTATTGCCGCCACCAACCGCAATCTTCAGGAGATGGTGGAGGAAGGAAAGTTCCGTCAGGATCTTCTTTTCCGCCTCTGGACCATTTCCCTGAGGTTGCCGCCTTTGCGGGAAAGGGGCGCTGAAGATATACGGGGGCTGACCCGGGTCCATATCCGGAATCTTTGCCAGAAGGCTGGCGTGGCCATGAAAGAGCTTGCCCAGGATTTTCTTGATGTTCTGCTGGCCTATGAATGGCCCGGCAATGTACGGGAACTTTTTAATGTGCTGGAAGTGGCCTTTGTGGCTTCCCGTGAGAATAAAACCCTTTATGCCATGGATCTTCCCCCAGAGGTTAGAATCAGGGTGATGCGTGCGGCCCTTTCTGACGGGAGGGGAGCCGATGATATTCCTGAAATCAGAGTTTTATCAACTGAGCAGTCTTTATCTGCCATGGAAAATTTTCTTCCCGATTCTCTGCAGGGGGATCTTCCCACTCTGAAGGATTTTAAAGCGGAGATGGAGGCTTTATATCTGGATATTCTGATGAAAAAGACAGGGGGCAGTCCTCAGGAGATGATGTCTGTTTCCGGCCTCTCCAAGTCCCATTTTTATGCCTTGCTTAAAAAATACGGCCGGTCTTTGAAATAA
- a CDS encoding Dabb family protein: protein MFKHIVLFRLKKNARGLSMEENIAELKSMLEALPEKIADIRFLEVGVDILGTGHSSHVSLITEFDDDAAFTRYVQHQDHQKVLAFLQGVLEERRVVDYTV from the coding sequence ATGTTTAAGCATATTGTTCTTTTTCGTTTGAAAAAAAATGCCAGGGGCTTAAGTATGGAAGAAAATATTGCGGAGCTTAAATCCATGCTGGAGGCTTTGCCGGAAAAGATTGCCGATATCCGTTTTCTTGAAGTTGGTGTGGACATACTGGGAACAGGGCACAGCAGTCATGTTTCCCTTATTACGGAATTTGATGATGATGCGGCTTTTACCCGCTATGTGCAGCACCAGGATCACCAGAAGGTTCTGGCCTTCCTTCAGGGCGTGCTGGAAGAGCGGCGTGTGGTGGACTATACCGTGTAG
- a CDS encoding bifunctional folylpolyglutamate synthase/dihydrofolate synthase has translation MTLQEPDFSHLYHRQRMGIRPGLEGIQKLLHTMGNPQNRFPAIHVAGTNGKGSTASLAASILQAAGLQTGLYTSPHLIHFGERFQINGQNPSPALLKKLVTSIEEKEDRENPATFFEFTTAMAFLLFAEALVDMAVLETGMGGRWDATNVCRPAVCIITSIGMDHREFLGHTTAAIAGEKAGIIKQGVPVITGVKQPEALDVIMQKAKACNCPIKIMGRDFHIENTGQDLFTYRGRRTYTNLNPGLAGNHQATNMALAIAALETLVERGIIASDIPQAIIHKGLADRSWPARIQQLSTNPAVILDGAHNTEAAMALAEYIRERTPEPRILVFGVLEDKDAKAMLDLLTPLFDRIILTRPDTPRSLDPEKLAPILPKTMPFEICPPVSHALETAMNLSKKTGCICIAGSLYLAGEVLAIKSHKT, from the coding sequence ATGACCCTTCAGGAACCCGATTTTTCCCATCTGTATCACCGGCAGCGTATGGGCATCCGCCCCGGACTTGAAGGTATTCAGAAACTGCTGCATACTATGGGCAACCCCCAGAACCGTTTTCCTGCCATACATGTGGCAGGCACCAACGGCAAAGGCTCCACAGCTTCCCTTGCCGCATCCATTCTTCAGGCTGCAGGACTGCAGACAGGCCTTTACACCTCACCCCATCTTATACACTTTGGTGAGCGCTTTCAGATAAACGGCCAGAATCCATCCCCGGCCCTGCTGAAAAAGCTTGTAACATCCATAGAGGAAAAAGAGGACAGGGAAAACCCCGCCACCTTTTTTGAATTCACCACAGCCATGGCCTTTCTTCTCTTTGCAGAAGCTTTAGTTGACATGGCTGTTCTGGAAACGGGCATGGGAGGACGCTGGGATGCCACAAACGTCTGCAGGCCTGCTGTATGCATCATAACCAGCATAGGCATGGATCACAGGGAATTTCTGGGTCACACCACCGCCGCCATTGCCGGAGAAAAAGCGGGAATCATAAAGCAGGGAGTCCCCGTTATTACAGGCGTTAAGCAGCCAGAAGCCCTTGATGTCATTATGCAGAAGGCAAAAGCCTGCAATTGCCCCATAAAAATCATGGGTAGGGATTTTCATATTGAAAATACAGGGCAAGACCTTTTCACATACAGAGGAAGACGGACTTATACCAACCTGAACCCAGGCCTTGCCGGAAACCATCAGGCCACCAACATGGCCCTTGCCATTGCAGCCCTTGAAACTCTGGTGGAAAGGGGAATCATTGCCTCAGACATCCCTCAGGCCATCATCCACAAGGGCCTTGCAGACCGCAGCTGGCCCGCCCGCATCCAGCAGCTCAGCACAAATCCAGCCGTGATTCTGGACGGAGCCCACAACACTGAAGCTGCCATGGCCCTTGCAGAATACATCAGAGAAAGAACACCTGAACCCAGAATCCTTGTTTTTGGCGTACTGGAAGACAAGGATGCAAAGGCCATGCTGGATTTACTCACACCGCTTTTTGACCGGATCATACTTACCCGCCCCGATACACCGAGAAGTCTTGATCCTGAAAAGCTGGCGCCCATACTCCCCAAGACAATGCCCTTTGAGATCTGTCCGCCTGTTTCCCATGCCCTTGAAACGGCCATGAACCTATCAAAAAAAACCGGCTGTATCTGCATAGCAGGCTCCCTGTACCTTGCGGGTGAAGTTCTTGCCATAAAAAGCCACAAAACATAA
- the rpsU gene encoding 30S ribosomal protein S21, with product MKEIEVRVVDNDLEKAMRILKKKIQNDGLFKRLKLKKSFEKPSEYKRRKQREAQRRQRIAAARKYKR from the coding sequence GTGAAGGAAATCGAAGTGCGTGTTGTGGATAACGACCTCGAAAAGGCTATGCGGATTCTGAAGAAGAAAATCCAGAACGACGGCCTTTTCAAACGGCTCAAGCTTAAAAAAAGCTTTGAGAAACCCAGCGAATACAAACGCCGCAAGCAGCGGGAAGCACAACGCCGCCAGCGGATAGCTGCGGCACGCAAGTATAAGCGGTAA
- a CDS encoding adenylate kinase, which yields MNILFFGPNGSGKGTQGAILKEKYKVPHIESGAIFRENIKGGTELGMKAKSFIDAGDLVPDDITIPMILDRLQREDCKGGWLLDGFPRTPVQSQKLDESLKSAGIKLNFVVEINLDREIAKGRLIGRRLCENDPNHPNNVNIPAIAPKDGKCRVCGGALSTRTDDIDEGAIDKRHDIYYDDKEGTLASAYYFRDRAAQDGSKYIVLDGSKSVPEVTDALIAQL from the coding sequence ATGAACATTCTCTTTTTCGGCCCCAATGGCAGCGGCAAAGGCACTCAGGGTGCTATTCTCAAAGAAAAATACAAAGTACCCCACATTGAATCCGGTGCTATTTTCCGTGAAAACATCAAAGGTGGTACCGAGCTTGGCATGAAAGCCAAAAGCTTTATTGATGCAGGGGATCTGGTTCCCGATGACATCACCATCCCCATGATCCTTGATCGCCTGCAGCGGGAAGACTGCAAGGGCGGCTGGCTGCTGGATGGTTTTCCAAGAACCCCGGTACAGTCCCAAAAACTGGACGAATCCCTGAAAAGTGCTGGCATAAAGCTGAACTTTGTTGTGGAAATTAATCTGGATCGTGAAATTGCCAAAGGACGCCTCATCGGCCGTCGCCTGTGTGAAAACGATCCCAATCATCCCAACAATGTCAATATTCCCGCCATTGCCCCCAAAGACGGTAAATGCCGGGTATGTGGTGGTGCCCTTTCCACCCGCACCGACGACATTGATGAAGGTGCCATCGATAAGCGCCATGACATCTACTATGATGACAAGGAAGGCACACTGGCCTCAGCCTACTACTTCAGAGACCGTGCTGCCCAGGACGGCTCCAAATACATCGTTCTGGACGGCTCCAAAAGCGTTCCAGAAGTAACCGATGCCCTGATAGCTCAACTTTGA
- the coaE gene encoding dephospho-CoA kinase (Dephospho-CoA kinase (CoaE) performs the final step in coenzyme A biosynthesis.) encodes MASEVVKIAITGGAGSGKSSACRLLKDMGFPVVDLDQLARKAVRPGESAYHAIVADFGPDAVGKNGELNRGWLRERITRDPGAKQRLEKAVHPVVYSMLDREMERHAASGGRAVVVEFPLLFETGRESFFDLVIVVSVPPEVQVERLMKRDGVDGKSAKALIGIQIPLKDKAARADLVLENSGSLEDMTQCLESWVENGELFPLEVKFP; translated from the coding sequence ATGGCATCTGAAGTTGTTAAAATTGCCATCACTGGTGGTGCGGGTTCAGGGAAATCTTCGGCCTGCCGTCTTCTTAAAGACATGGGGTTCCCTGTGGTGGATCTGGATCAGCTTGCCAGGAAGGCTGTGAGGCCCGGTGAGTCTGCTTACCATGCCATTGTGGCGGATTTTGGTCCCGATGCTGTGGGGAAAAACGGTGAGCTGAATCGGGGCTGGCTGAGGGAACGCATAACCCGTGATCCCGGAGCAAAGCAGCGGCTGGAGAAAGCAGTTCATCCTGTGGTGTACAGCATGCTGGATAGGGAGATGGAGCGTCATGCTGCTTCGGGTGGCAGGGCGGTGGTGGTTGAATTTCCCCTTCTTTTTGAAACCGGAAGGGAATCTTTTTTTGATCTCGTTATTGTGGTTTCCGTTCCGCCTGAGGTTCAGGTGGAACGCCTTATGAAAAGGGACGGGGTGGATGGAAAATCTGCAAAAGCACTGATCGGGATACAGATTCCGCTTAAGGACAAGGCCGCCAGGGCGGACCTGGTACTGGAAAACAGTGGATCATTGGAGGATATGACTCAATGTCTTGAAAGCTGGGTGGAAAATGGAGAACTTTTCCCCCTGGAGGTGAAATTTCCTTGA
- the rho gene encoding transcription termination factor Rho, producing the protein MNITELKEMKIKDLTRLAKKFNIDGAAGLRKQELIFALLQAQIEKNGLIYGEGTLEILPDGFGFLRSTDCNYLPGPDDIYVSPSQIRRFNLRTGDTVSGQIRQPKESERYFALLKVEAINYEDPEIAREKILFDNLTPLYPDKKILLEGAQDNYSMRIMDLLTPIGFGQRGLIVSPPRAGKTVLMQNIANSIIAHHDDVVPIVLLIDERPEEVTDMARNVNAEVISSTFDEPAERHVQVAEMVIEKAKRLVEHKKNVVILLDSITRLARAYNSVMPPSGKILSGGVDSNALHRPKRFFGAARNVEEGGSLTIIATALVETGSRMDEVIFEEFKGTGNMELVLDRKIADRRTFPAIDIKRSGTRKEDLLLGQDVINRVWILRKLLSSLNSIDSMEFLLDKMTGTKDNVDFMNSMNA; encoded by the coding sequence ATGAACATCACCGAGCTTAAGGAAATGAAGATCAAGGATCTGACCCGTCTTGCCAAGAAATTTAATATTGATGGCGCTGCGGGCTTGCGTAAGCAGGAGCTTATTTTTGCCCTGCTTCAGGCTCAGATTGAAAAAAATGGTCTGATTTACGGAGAAGGAACCCTGGAAATTCTGCCCGATGGTTTCGGGTTTCTGCGTTCCACGGATTGCAATTATCTTCCAGGTCCAGATGACATCTATGTTTCACCTTCCCAGATCCGGCGTTTTAATCTCCGGACAGGGGATACGGTGTCCGGGCAGATTCGTCAGCCGAAGGAATCAGAGCGTTATTTTGCTCTCCTCAAGGTGGAGGCCATCAATTATGAGGATCCCGAGATTGCGCGGGAAAAAATTCTTTTTGATAACCTGACCCCGCTGTATCCGGATAAAAAAATTCTGCTGGAAGGTGCCCAGGATAATTATTCCATGCGGATAATGGATTTGCTTACCCCCATTGGTTTTGGTCAGCGCGGGTTGATTGTTTCGCCTCCCAGAGCTGGCAAGACGGTTCTGATGCAGAATATTGCCAACTCCATCATTGCCCACCATGATGATGTGGTGCCCATTGTGCTGCTCATTGACGAGCGGCCCGAAGAGGTTACGGACATGGCAAGGAACGTGAACGCTGAGGTTATCAGTTCCACCTTTGATGAGCCTGCGGAACGTCATGTTCAGGTGGCTGAAATGGTAATTGAAAAGGCCAAGCGTCTTGTGGAGCATAAGAAAAATGTGGTGATCCTTCTGGATTCCATTACCCGTCTTGCCAGGGCATATAACTCGGTCATGCCTCCTTCGGGTAAAATTCTCTCCGGTGGCGTTGATTCCAATGCCCTGCACCGGCCCAAGCGCTTTTTCGGTGCGGCCCGGAATGTGGAAGAGGGCGGAAGTCTGACCATTATCGCCACGGCCCTTGTGGAAACCGGCAGCCGTATGGACGAAGTTATTTTCGAAGAATTTAAGGGTACGGGCAACATGGAGCTTGTGCTGGATCGTAAGATTGCCGACCGCAGAACCTTCCCTGCCATTGATATTAAAAGATCCGGTACCCGAAAAGAGGATCTGCTTCTGGGGCAGGATGTGATTAACCGTGTCTGGATTCTTCGTAAGCTTTTAAGTTCCCTGAATTCCATTGACAGCATGGAATTTTTGCTGGATAAGATGACGGGTACGAAGGATAACGTAGATTTTATGAACTCAATGAACGCATAA
- the rpmE gene encoding 50S ribosomal protein L31: MKEGIHPEYAKTTITCACGSVIETASTKKQIRVEICSACHPFFTGKQKLVDTEGRIDRFRKKYGNYQQQLAK; encoded by the coding sequence ATGAAAGAAGGCATTCACCCCGAATATGCAAAAACAACAATTACCTGTGCATGTGGCAGTGTTATTGAAACGGCATCCACAAAAAAACAGATCCGGGTAGAAATCTGCTCTGCCTGCCATCCTTTTTTTACTGGTAAGCAGAAGCTTGTGGATACCGAAGGACGTATTGATCGTTTCCGTAAGAAATATGGAAACTACCAGCAGCAGTTGGCTAAATAG
- the prfA gene encoding peptide chain release factor 1, producing MFEKLAGVEDRFMELERLMSDPAVLADREGYQKFLREHAEISELVTVFRSYRDVVREREENVLLLRDADPEIREMAQDEARRLEVLELQLQGELNQLLVPKDPNDGKNIILEIRAGTGGDEAALFAGDLFRMYARFAENSGWKVEILDASEPDVGGFKEVVAMIQGRGVYSVMKYESGIHRVQRVPTTETQGRIHTSAVTVAVLPEAEDVDVHVDEKDLRIDTYRSQGAGGQHVNTTDSAVRITHIPTGIVVQCQDEKSQHKNRLKAMQVLRARMYDALVQEQAAKRSADRKEQVGTGDRSGRIRTYNYPQSRVTDHRIGLTLYRLDAVLQGDMAQLVDALRTHYQAEALQHGGA from the coding sequence ATGTTTGAAAAATTAGCGGGAGTAGAAGACCGGTTTATGGAGCTGGAGCGCCTGATGAGCGATCCTGCGGTTCTTGCTGACCGGGAGGGCTACCAGAAATTTTTGCGTGAGCATGCTGAAATATCGGAGCTTGTGACTGTATTCAGATCCTACCGGGACGTTGTCCGGGAGCGTGAGGAAAATGTCCTGCTTTTGCGGGATGCGGACCCTGAAATCCGTGAGATGGCCCAGGATGAGGCCCGTCGTCTTGAAGTCCTTGAGCTTCAGTTGCAGGGGGAATTGAATCAGCTTCTTGTGCCTAAAGATCCCAACGATGGTAAAAATATCATCCTTGAGATACGTGCTGGTACGGGTGGGGATGAGGCAGCCCTTTTTGCTGGGGATCTTTTTAGGATGTATGCACGTTTTGCGGAAAACAGCGGCTGGAAAGTAGAAATTCTGGATGCCAGCGAACCGGATGTTGGAGGTTTTAAGGAAGTGGTGGCCATGATTCAGGGCCGGGGTGTTTATTCGGTTATGAAATATGAGTCCGGCATCCACCGTGTGCAGCGGGTGCCTACCACGGAAACTCAGGGTCGTATCCATACATCTGCTGTGACCGTTGCTGTCCTGCCTGAGGCGGAGGATGTGGATGTCCATGTGGATGAAAAGGACTTGAGAATAGATACCTACCGGTCCCAGGGTGCCGGTGGTCAGCATGTCAACACCACTGATTCCGCCGTGCGTATTACCCATATTCCCACGGGCATTGTGGTGCAGTGTCAGGATGAAAAGTCCCAGCATAAAAACCGTCTTAAAGCCATGCAGGTTTTAAGGGCCAGAATGTATGATGCCCTGGTGCAGGAGCAGGCGGCAAAACGCTCTGCGGACAGAAAAGAGCAGGTGGGGACAGGGGACAGGTCCGGAAGAATCCGGACTTATAATTATCCCCAGAGCCGTGTTACGGATCACCGTATCGGCCTGACGCTTTATCGTCTGGATGCTGTTTTGCAGGGGGATATGGCACAGCTGGTGGATGCCCTGAGAACCCATTATCAGGCGGAGGCCCTTCAGCATGGCGGCGCATGA
- the prmC gene encoding peptide chain release factor N(5)-glutamine methyltransferase, with product MAAHEPEKKDTWDVGRVLRWTTEYFATHGIDSPRLTAELLLAHCLGTSRLNLYLRFDQPLNPSEREAFRHLIRRRSSREPVAHIVGERSFWTLDLETGPQALIPRPDTETLVSEALKYLPEDRSCRVLDLGTGTGCIALALASERPLCTVFAVDISLAACLLAQKNIRNADLVSRVFPVTASWCGAFRRDALFDLVVSNPPYIPTAHMAALAPEVKDHEPPLALDGGADGLSAYRGLVSEVRNVLVPGSYFLLEIGYDQYEYVSSLFAETGDYDVFPCVKDMAGKERVVVLRRKLN from the coding sequence ATGGCGGCGCATGAGCCGGAAAAAAAGGATACATGGGATGTTGGAAGGGTTCTTCGATGGACCACGGAATACTTTGCTACCCATGGCATTGACAGTCCCCGCCTGACAGCGGAGCTGCTTTTGGCCCATTGTCTGGGTACTTCCCGGCTCAATCTCTATCTGCGTTTTGACCAGCCCCTTAATCCATCGGAGCGTGAAGCTTTCAGGCATCTGATACGGCGAAGGTCATCAAGGGAGCCTGTGGCCCATATTGTCGGAGAGCGCAGTTTCTGGACTCTGGATCTGGAGACCGGTCCCCAGGCGCTGATTCCAAGGCCGGATACGGAAACCCTGGTCTCTGAGGCCCTGAAATATCTGCCGGAAGACAGGTCCTGTCGGGTTCTGGATCTGGGAACGGGGACGGGTTGTATTGCTCTGGCTTTGGCGTCGGAACGTCCTTTATGTACTGTTTTTGCAGTAGATATTTCCCTTGCTGCCTGCTTGCTTGCTCAAAAAAATATTCGGAATGCGGATCTCGTTTCCAGGGTTTTTCCTGTAACGGCCAGCTGGTGCGGGGCATTTAGGCGGGATGCGCTTTTTGATCTTGTTGTTTCCAATCCTCCTTATATTCCTACTGCCCACATGGCAGCCCTTGCTCCGGAAGTGAAAGATCATGAACCTCCCCTTGCTCTGGATGGAGGTGCTGACGGGCTTTCTGCCTATCGCGGCCTTGTTTCCGAGGTCAGGAATGTGCTGGTGCCTGGTTCTTATTTTCTGCTTGAAATCGGGTATGATCAGTATGAGTATGTATCTTCCTTGTTTGCAGAGACCGGGGATTATGATGTTTTCCCCTGCGTCAAGGATATGGCAGGTAAGGAAAGGGTTGTGGTTTTACGGCGCAAACTCAACTAA
- the rpsB gene encoding 30S ribosomal protein S2, whose translation MAYVTMKELLEAGVHFGHQTKRWNPKMKPYIFGARNGIYILDLQKTVRMFRKAYDFVADVGASGESILFVGTKKQAREAIYEEANRAEAYYVQNRWLGGMLTNFQTVKQSIERLKYLKDIQNDGSIELFPKKERLSMIKDQEKLESTLGGIQNMTRLPGCMFIVDPKNEAIAIKEAKRLGIPTVAVVDTNCDPDDIDFPIPGNDDAIRAIRLIASRIADAYLEGRGRYEEKMHAVTDKEEGDAPVSADMKPGERKIIADGSDGPVIEVIKKSTEPAAGEVSE comes from the coding sequence ATGGCGTATGTAACAATGAAGGAGCTGTTGGAAGCGGGCGTACATTTCGGACACCAGACCAAGCGCTGGAACCCTAAAATGAAGCCCTATATTTTTGGTGCAAGAAACGGGATTTATATTCTGGATCTCCAGAAGACCGTCCGTATGTTCCGCAAGGCCTATGATTTCGTTGCGGATGTGGGGGCCAGCGGAGAATCCATTCTTTTTGTAGGTACCAAAAAGCAGGCCAGAGAAGCAATTTATGAAGAAGCCAACCGCGCGGAAGCTTATTATGTACAGAACCGCTGGCTGGGTGGTATGCTGACCAACTTTCAGACCGTAAAGCAGAGTATCGAACGTCTGAAGTACCTGAAAGATATCCAGAATGATGGTTCCATCGAGCTTTTTCCCAAAAAGGAAAGGCTTTCCATGATCAAGGATCAGGAAAAGCTGGAATCCACACTGGGCGGGATTCAGAACATGACCCGTCTGCCGGGTTGCATGTTTATTGTAGACCCAAAAAATGAAGCCATTGCCATAAAGGAAGCCAAGCGTCTCGGTATTCCAACGGTTGCTGTGGTGGATACCAACTGTGATCCCGATGATATTGATTTTCCCATCCCCGGTAACGATGACGCCATCCGAGCCATTCGCCTTATCGCTTCCCGCATTGCCGACGCTTATCTTGAGGGTCGGGGTCGTTATGAAGAAAAAATGCATGCGGTCACTGATAAGGAAGAGGGCGACGCGCCTGTTTCTGCAGATATGAAACCCGGCGAGCGTAAGATTATTGCCGATGGCAGCGACGGACCTGTGATTGAAGTGATTAAAAAAAGCACGGAACCTGCTGCGGGTGAAGTTTCTGAGTAA
- the tsf gene encoding translation elongation factor Ts: MAEISAEMVKELRGKTGAGIMDCKAALKENDGDLEKAVDYLRKKGLATAKKKAGREASEGRVEAYIHMGGKIGVLVEVGCETDFVAKNDDFIDFCRSIAMHIAASAPMGLAAEDIPADVIARERDVYRGQLLEEGKPENMVDKIVEGKINKFYKDACLLSQPYIKDPKLTVQDIVNETVGKIGENIVIKRFSRYQIGA, translated from the coding sequence ATGGCGGAAATCAGCGCAGAAATGGTTAAGGAGCTTCGGGGAAAGACCGGGGCTGGTATTATGGATTGCAAGGCGGCTTTGAAAGAAAACGATGGTGATCTGGAAAAAGCTGTAGATTATTTAAGAAAAAAAGGTCTTGCGACGGCCAAGAAAAAGGCCGGAAGGGAAGCTTCCGAGGGACGTGTGGAGGCTTATATCCATATGGGTGGCAAGATCGGTGTTCTTGTGGAAGTGGGTTGTGAGACTGATTTTGTTGCCAAAAATGATGACTTTATTGATTTTTGCCGCAGCATTGCCATGCACATTGCGGCTTCGGCACCCATGGGACTTGCTGCTGAAGATATTCCAGCCGACGTTATTGCCCGAGAAAGGGATGTGTATCGTGGCCAGCTGCTGGAAGAAGGCAAGCCCGAGAACATGGTGGATAAAATTGTTGAAGGAAAAATCAATAAGTTTTATAAAGATGCCTGCCTTCTGTCTCAGCCCTACATCAAAGATCCCAAGCTGACGGTTCAGGATATTGTGAATGAGACCGTGGGCAAAATTGGTGAGAATATCGTGATCAAGCGGTTTAGCCGCTACCAGATTGGAGCCTGA